The following coding sequences are from one Odocoileus virginianus isolate 20LAN1187 ecotype Illinois chromosome 7, Ovbor_1.2, whole genome shotgun sequence window:
- the FRAT1 gene encoding proto-oncogene FRAT1, producing MPCRREEEEEAGEEEEEEEDSFLLLEQSVTVGGSVEVDRLVAQIGETLQLDAARDRPASACAPPGPPLQPPRPPAAVRADKARSPAQPLLLPAASVEAGGPAPPGSWRCALGDRGRVRGRAAPYFVAELAAGPSALSPLPPQPSLDGPLGADKRGSPQPLSGPCRRGWLRDAAASRRLQHRRGLQPPARNGDDDPHRLLQQLVLSGNLIKEAVRRLHSRRLQLHAKLPQRQLLGPLSAPVHEPPSPRSPRAACSDPGASGRRAQLRTGDSVLVPGS from the coding sequence ATGCCGTGccggagggaggaggaagaggaagccggcgaggaagaggaggaggaggaggacagctTCCTACTGCTGGAACAGTCGGTGACTGTGGGCGGCTCGGTTGAGGTGGACCGGCTGGTGGCCCAGATCGGCGAGACGCTGCAGCTGGACGCGGCGCGGGACCGCCCTGCCTCCGCGTGCGCGCCCCCGGGGCCGCCACTGCAGCCCCCGCGGCCCCCGGCGGCGGTGCGAGCGGACAAGGCCCGGTCCCCAGCGCAGCCGCTGCTTCTACCGGCCGCGTCGGTCGAGGCTGGGGGTCCAGCGCCCCCGGGGTCCTGGCGCTGTGCCCTCGGGGACCGCGGCCGCGTGCGGGGCCGCGCTGCGCCCTACTTTGTGGCCGAGCTTGCCGCAGGCCCCAGCGCACTGTCCCCATTGCCCCCTCAGCCCAGCCTTGATGGGCCTTTGGGAGCAGACAAGCGGGGCTCCCCGCAGCCGCTGTCGGGCCCTTGTCGGCGAGGTTGGCTGCGGGACGCCGCCGCTTCCCGCCGCCTCCAGCACCGACGCGGGCTACAGCCTCCAGCCCGCAACGGCGACGACGACCCGCACCGGCTTCTGCAGCAGTTGGTGCTCTCGGGGAACCTCATCAAGGAGGCCGTGCGGAGGCTTCATTCGCGACGGCTGCAATTGCACGCAAAGCTCCCCCAGCGCCAGCTCCTGGGCCCTCTGTCGGCCCCAGTGCATGAGCCCCCTTCGCCCCGCAGCCCTCGCGCGGCCTGCAGCGACCCCGGCGCGTCCGGGAGGAGGGCGCAGCTCAGAACAGGCGACAGCGTTCTAGTCCCCGGCAGCTAA